In Nostocoides sp. HKS02, the DNA window CGCCGGTGAGGATCCAGCCCATCGCCCACGACAGCAGGCTGGCCGCCACGTAGATGCCGAGCACCGCCAGCAGGACCTGGCCCACCGCGCCGAAGTCGATCCCCGAGCCGGGCACGAGGTTCGGCATGTTCGCGACCATGTCGGCGAAGGTGTTCTGGCCGTGCGCCCGCAGCCCCTGGACGATCTCGTCACGGGTGGCGGTGGCGGGCAGGTGCTTGCCGACCACGCCCCCGAAGATGAGGTCGGTGGCGCGGCCGAGGATCTTCGGCCCGACCGCGTTGAGGGCCACGCTCGTGACGGCGAGCGCCAGCACGGCATACAAAGAGCTCCGCTCGGGCCGTAGCAAGCCCAGGAGCCGCTTGGCGGACGGCCCGAAGTTCTGCGACTTCTCAGCGGGCACGCCCGCGCCCATCATCGGCCCGTGCCGCTGACCGGCGCGCGCCCCTGGCCCCCGGCGCGCCTCGGCGGCCTTCTCCTCGGCGGTCTTCACACCCTCGGTCATGACTGCTCGCCTCCGCGCTTGCTCCGCGCCTCGCTCGTTCCTCGCTCGTGTGCTCGCTTGGCTGTCGGCTCGCTCATGCCGCCGCCTCCTCTGCGGAACGCTGGGACTCGACGATCTCGAGGTAGGTCGGGCAGGTCGCGAGCAGCTCGTCGTGGCTGCCCGCACCCACCACCACCCCGTCGTCGAGGACGACGATGTGGTCGGCGTCGATGATGGTGGACACCCGTTGCGCGACCACGATCACCGCCGTATGCCGGGTCACCGGCCGCAGCGCCGAGCGGAGCCTGGCGTCCGTGGACAGGTCGAGCGCCGAGAAGCTGTCGTCGAAGAGGAACACCTCGGGCTTGGCCACCAGGGCCCGGGCGATGGCCAGCCGCTGGCGCTGTCCTCCCGAGACGTTGGTGCCTCCCTGGGCGATCAGCGAGTCGAGACCGGCGGGCATGGCCCGGACGAAGTCCTCGGCCTGGGCGATGCGCAACGCCTCCCAGAGCTCCTCGTCGGTGGCGTTCGAGTCGCCGTACCGCAGGTTGGAAGCGACCGTGCCCGTGAACAGGTAGGGCCGCTGCGGGACCAGCCCGATGCGCGACCACACGTCCTCGAGCGCTGCCTCGCGGATGTCCACTCCGCCCAGCCGGACCGAGCCACCGGTGACGTCGTAGAGCCGGGGAATCAGCGAGAGCAGCGTCGACTTGCCCGCACCGGTACTCCCGATGATCGCCGTGGTCCTGCCCGGCTCGGCCACGAGGGACACGCCCTGGAGCACCGGCGCCGCAGCGCCGGGGTAGGAGAAGACGACATCCTGGAGCTCCACGCTGGTGCCCGTGCGCGGAATGGCCACCGGCGCGGACGGTTCGACCACCGTCGAGTCGGTGTCGAGGATCTCGACGATGCGTCCAGCCGAGACCGTGGCGCGGGGAATCATCATCGACATGAACGTCGCCATCATCACCGACATGAGGATCTGCATGAGGTAGCTCATGAACGCGGTCAGCTCGCCGATCTGCATCTGGCCGGCATCGACGCGCTTAGCACCGAACCACAGCACCGCCACGGTCGAGGCGTTGAAGATGAGCATGACGATGGGGAAGACCATGGCCATCAGCCGGCCGACGGCGAGCGCGGTGCCGGTGTACTGGGTGTTGGCTGCCGCGAACCGCTGGCGTTCGTGGTTCTCGCGGACGAACGCCCGCACGACGCGGATGCCGGTGATCTGCTCGCGGAGGACCCGGTTGACCGAGTCGACGGACTCCTGCATGAGTCGGAAGTTCGGGATCATCCGTCGGATCACCATGGCGACCGAGAAGGCGAGCAGTGGCACGGCCACGGCCACCAGCCACGAGAGACCGACGTCCTCACGCAGGGCCATGATGATACCGCCGACCATCATGATCGGCGCCGAGACCATCATCACGGCACCCATGAAGACGACCTGCTGCACCTGGGTGACGTCGTTGGTGTTGCGAGAGATCAGGGTCGGGGCACCGAACCGCGACACCTCCTGGGCCGAGAAGTCGCCGACCCTGGCGAAGATGCCGGCGCGCAGGTCGCGACCGAGCCCGGCGGCGGACCGCGCGCCGAGGTAGGTGGCGCAGACCGTCGCCACGATCTGGACGAGGGACACCCCGAGCATCCACCCGCCCGTGCCCAGGATATAGCCGGTGTCGCCCTTGGCCACCCCGTTGTCGATGATGCGGCCGTTGAGGCTGGGCAGGTAGAGCGAGGCGATGGTGCCGACCAGCTGGAGGCCGACGAGGATGGCGATCATGCCTCGATACGGCCTGAGGTAGTCGCGGATGATCCTGACGAGCACTAGTGGTTCCCCCCTCATGGTGGTGGCTGGCTTCAAGGTCCCCTCGAGGACCACGTCGACGAGCTCGTCCGCCGAGCTGCCCGACGAGTCGAGCATGGGATGGACGCTGGACAGGGTGATCATGCGCAGGTAGCCGACGACCTTCTCCGGGGGCATCCGCAGCTGGTCGGCGTCGTCGCCGATCAGCGCCACGAAGTCCGCGTCGATCACCGCGGTGGACCGCTGGCGCTCGTGCGCATGGTCATGGCCACTCGGGCGCTCCAGCCGCTGACCCGTGGCTTGCAGCACCGTCATCAGCGAGAAGATCCCGATCAGGTGGGCCTGCATCACCCCGACCGCCGCAGCCAGCCGGTCGCGCAGCGGTTGACTGCGGTCGATCTGGCTCAGCTCACGGTGCAGCCCGGCGGTGTCGAAGGCCTCGCGGATGCAGGCGCTGATCAGCTCGTCCTTGCTGTCGAACACCCGGAAGATCGTGCCCTCGGCGATACCGGACACCTTGGCGATCTCGCGGGTGCTCAGGGCCCTGCCCTTGTCGCGCAGCAACGGGATGGTGGCAGCCACGATCGCTGCCCGACGGTCGTCGGGCGCCATGGCGGGGGCGCGAGGTGTCACCTGCTCAGGTTAAGTGAGTGAGCACTCACTCACAAGTGGTTTCCCGACCTGCGGAAATGCCAGGCCTCCCAGCGATCGACGGGTCCTCCACTCACTGGCGATGCCCTCACACGAGCAGGCCGTCGGCCACGAGCCCGCGCATCAGCGGCACCAGCTGAGCCCGGAGCGCGGCGGCGTCGACCGCGAGGAGTTCCGCGATTGCGGTGATCGCAGCGCCAGCAGGCAGGCTGCCGTCGCAGACGCTGACCAGGGCCGCGCCGGCCGTGTCGAGCCGTACGGTTCGCCGCAGCCCACCGCCCTGTCGGAGCAGGATGACCGCCTGATCCTCCTCCCCTGGCCGCCCATGGCGCTCCTCGGTGACATCGGGGGCACACGACCAGGCGGTCTCGAGGAGCTCGTCGTCGTCGTGTTCGGCCAGCCAGGTCCGCGCCCGCACACCAGCCAGCACGTGTGGACCCATCGGCGCCGCCACCGGACCCGCCACTTCGGTCAGGTCCACGAACGGCGCCCGCTCGCCCGCCGGCCGCTGCAGCGTGATCACGCCGAACCCGATGGCGGTCACGCCACGCGAGGCGAAGTCGTCGAGCCACGCGGCATACATGGCGGCGAACTCGGCGGTGGCGCTGTGGTGACCGCCATCGCGGGACCAGGTCTCGGCGTACTGCGCCGGGTCCTGCAGCTCGCGCTGGATGACCCAGGCGTCGAGGCCGGTGTCGGCCACCCATCCGCGCACCCGCTCGTGCCAGTCGGCGTCGCCGACGACCTCCCAGTTGCCGAGGAACTGTGCGATGCCGCCGGGCTCGAGGTGGTCACCGATCGAGCGCACCAGATCAGCGACCACGGCGTCACCCGCCTGACCGCCGTCGCGGTACTCGAACATCGGCACCTCGGGCGAGCGCGGGGTGATGACGAACGGAGGGTTGCTGACGATGAGCTCGAACCGTTGGCCCGCAACGGGATCCAGCATCGAGCCCTCGACGATCTCCCAGTCGCAGCCGTTGAGCGCAGCGTTGAAGCGGGCGAAGGCCAGGGCTCGGGTCGAGATGTCGGTGACCGTGATATGGCGAGCGTGGGAGCCGAGGTGCAGGGCCTGGACGCCACAGCCGGTGCCGAGGTCGAGGGCCCGGTCGACCGGTGGCCGAGGCGTCCACGACGCCAGCGTGGTCGAGGCTCCCCCGATGCCGAGGACGTGGTCCGGGTGGAGTGGGGCCCGGGTCGCCAGCTCGGAGAGGTCGGAGGCCACCCACCAGGAATGGCCGTCATCGCCGTAGGGCCGCAGGTCGCAGGTCGCGACGACGCCGGGCCCCTGCTCACGCACGAGGCCCAGGGCGGTCGCACCACTGATCCCCAGGGTGGGCAGGGCGCGCTCGAGGTCCTCTGCGTCGACGGCGTCGCCCAGCCCGAACAGCCGCACCAGGGTCGCCAGCGGGGTGCCCACGTCTGCGGTGACCCGTTGGGCGGGCAGCGCCTGCTCGCGGCCGAGCGCCGCCTGGGCGAGCGGTCCGAGGAGTGCGTCCACCGCCTCGACGGTGTACGGCGCGCGCTCGAGGTCGGTCCGCAGCCGGGCGACGAGGTCGGGATCGGTGACCGGGGTCGGGGTGCTCATCCGTCGAGGAACCCACCCAGGTTGAACCCGCCGCCGCCTCCCCCGCCCTGCGCGACTGGCGGGGTCCACTCGCTGGGCTGGACGACCACGAACCCCTGGCCCGAGAACGCGTACTGGAACGCCTCGCCCGAGCCGCCACGCAGCATCGACCGCACGTTCATGCTCGACACCACCTGGGGCACGAGGTTGGCGGACCACCCCACGCAGGCCTGCACGTCGACGTACGTGGGCTTGTTGGCTGCAGTCGAGGATCACGGGCTGGCCGACCGTGTGGATGGCGACCGTGCCGCTGCCCTGGAGCGTCGTGTTGAACAGTCCGCCGCTGAGCATGCCGGCGCCCTGCACCCGCTTGATGTCCCAGCTGATCGAGGAGTCGAAGGCGAGCAGGTTGCGGGCGTTGACCGACAGCGCATCGCCGGTGAGCTCGATGAGGAACACGAAGCCGGCCTCGGAGGCGAAGAAGACGTCGCCCTCACCAGACACCCGCATCAGCGAGACGTCCTCGCCCGTCACCACCTTCTTGAAGAGCTTGCCGACGCTGCCGGCCTTCTCGTGGTCGAAGCGGATCTGCCCCTGGTAGGACACCATGGCGCCCTTGACCGCCAGCACGTCGCCGCCCAGGTGGACGCGCAGCATCTGGGGGTTCTGGAGGGCGAAACGCTGCCCGGCCTGGACTTCGAGGTTGCGCTGGTCGAACAGTGGGCTCTGCATGGAGCCAGCCTAGGGTTCCCCTCCGCTCGGCGGCACGGCATACGGGCAGGAAAGCGGCGGCCGGCACCACCGTGAGGTGGGCCGGCCGCCGCGTGGGTATGCCGTGTGGTGCCTAGCGGTTCGCGGGCTCCTCGAGCACGTCGGTCGACTCGTCGACCGCCACACCCGGCGCGGTGACAGCCCCCGCGTCAGGCGTCGAGGCGACGTCCGCTGTGCCGTCGTCGCTGCCACCGATGGCCAGGTCGCGCGTCTTGGACACGGCGACCGCGGCGACGACGATGATGAGCGCCGCAGCAGCGATGCCGTAGCGGACCACGTTGTTCTTGCCGTCCCCGATCGACAAGGTCACGATGGCCGGCGCGATGAGCACGGAGACGAGGTTCATCACCTTGATCAGCGGGTTGATCGCCGGGCCTGCGGTGTCCTTGAAGGGGTCACCCACGGTGTCGCCGATGACCGTCGCCTCGTGGGCGGCGCTCCCCTTACCGCCGTGGTGGCCGTCCTCGACGATCTTCTTCGCGTTGTCCCACGAGCCACCGGAGTTGGCCAGGAACACCGCCATGAGGCAGCCCGTGCCGATGGCACCGGCCAGGAAGCCGGCGAGCGGGCCGATGCCGAGGCCGAAACCGATGGCCACGGGGGTCAGCGCCGCCAGCAGGCCAGGCGTCGCGAGCTCGCGCAGCGAGTCCTTGGTGCAGATGTCGACGACGCGGCCGTACTCGGGCTTCTCGGTGTAGTCCATGATGCCCGGGTGCTCGCGGAACTGGCGGCGCACCTCGAACACGATCGCCCCTGCGGCGCGGGTCACGGCGTTGATGGCCAGGCCCGAGAACAGGAAGACCACCGCGGCGCCGAGGAGCAGCCCGACCAGGGTGCTCGGCGTGACGATCTCGAGGCTGAACGAGGTCGACAGCTGGCGCTGGATCGCGGTCACGTCAGCCTGCGAGAGCGCGCCACTCTGGGCCTTGGCCTGAAGGCCCGTGATGATCGGGCCGAGGGTGTTCTTCCACGCGTCCGAGTAGGAGCCGAACAGCGCCGTCGCCGCGAGCACGGCGGTGGCGATGGCGATTCCCTTGGTGATGGCCTTGGTGGTGTTGCCGACGGCGTCGAGGTCGGTGAGGATCTGTGCGCCCTCGCCGTCGACGTCGCCGGACATCTCGGCGATGCCCTGGGCGTTGTCGGACACCGGTCCGAAGGTGTCCATCGCCACGATGACGCCCACCGTGGTGAGCAGCCCGCAGCCGGCCAGCGCGATGAGGAACAGCGACAGGACGACCGACCCGCCACCGAGCAGGAAGGCGAGGTAGACCGCGCCACCGATGATGACGGCGGTGTAGACCGCCGACTCGAGGCCGACCCCGATGCCCGACAGCACGACGGTGGCCGCGCCGGTCAGGGAGGTGCGAGCCACGTCCTTGGTCGGGCGCTTGTCGGTGCCCGTGAAGTAACCGGTCAGCCAGAGGATCACCGCAGCGAGCACGATGCCGATGATCACGGCCAGCACGGCGGTGCGGCGCGGGTCGCCCGCGAGCACGGTGACCGTCTGGTCGCTCGAGCCCAGACCCTTGAAGGTGTCGGGCAGGTAGACGTATGCCGCCACGCCCGACAGCACCGCGGCGATGGCTGCCGAGATGTAGAAGCCGCGGTTGATGGCCTTCAGCGCGTTCTCACCGGGCTTGACCCGGGTGATGAAGACGCCGACGAGCGCGGTCACCGCGCCGATCGCCGGGACGATCAGCGGGAAGACGAGCCCATAGGTGCCGAAGGCGGCCGAACCCAGGATGAGGGCGGCCACCAAGGTCACGGCATACGACTCGAAGAGGTCGGCGGCCATGCCGGCGCAGTCGCCCACATTGTCGCCGACGTTGTCGGCGATGGTCGCCGCGTTGCGCGGGTCATCCTCGGGGATGCCGGCCTCGACCTTGCCGACGAGGTCGGCGCCCACGTCGGCGGCCTTGGTGAAGATGCCACCGCCGACGCGCATGAACATCGCGAGCAGCGCGGCGCCGAAGCCGAAGCCCTCGAGAACCTTGGGGGCCTCACCCTTGTAGAGAAGGACGACGACCGACGCGCCCAGCAGACCCAGGCCGACCGTGGCCATACCGACGGTGCCGCCGGTGCGGAACGCGATCCGCATGCCGAAGTCGCGGTTCCCGTCACGGGCGGCCGAGGCGACACGCACGTTGGCCTTCACCGCGAGGCTCATGCCGAGGTAGCCGATGGCTGCGGAGAAGAGCGCACCGACGATGAAGAAGCCCGAGCGACCCCACCGGACGCCCATGGTGTCGGCCGGCAGCAGGAGCAGGAGCCCGAAGACCAGCACCACGAAGACGCTGAGGGTCTTGAACTGCCGAGCGAGGTACGCCTGCGCGCCTTCCTCGACCGCAGCGCCGATCTCCTGCATCTTCTCGGTGCCGGGATCGGCCGCGAGGACCTGTTGGCGGAAATAGACACCCATGGCCAGCGAGATGACCGCGATCGCGGCTACCACGATGACCAGGGTGAGATTGGTGCCGGTCAGCGGCATTTCAGCTGCTGCGGCAGACGCAAGGCGCGACATTCCATCCTCCTCGATGGGGAACACACTGGGACCACCCACGCGCACGCCGAGGGTGGCGCACCGCCGAGGGGGACGATGGGGCGAGGGTAATGCACCTCACACCGTTTGTGGACGTGGATGAGGCGCGTTACACAGAATTCGAGTCCGAGGCCTCAACGGCTTCGTCGACGGTCGGATAGATGTGGAAGACCTTGTCGAGCCCCGTGATCTTGAAGACCTTGAGGATGCGCTCCTGGGCGCTGACGATGCGCAGCGCGCCGTTCTGGCCCCGGACGAGCTTGAGCCGACCGACGAGGACCCCCAGGCCGGTGGAGTCCATGAACGTGACCTTCTCGAGGTCGACGACCAGACTCGTGCGCCCGGCCGCGACCTGCTTGTCGAGTACCTCGCGCAGCAGGGGCGCCGTGTAGACGTCGATCTCGCCGGCCACGTGGACGACGGTGACTGCGCCCTGCTCGGTGCTGGAGACCGAAAGATCCACGGCCACCCTTTCATTTCGACTGCGTCTATGGGCCGAGACGGTGCGGTCTGCCCTCGGGATTACGGTAGCGGCAATGTCCAGTGATGCTCGCACACCACCCCCCGGACGGCCTCCGTTCGATCCCGTGTCGGTGCTGGCCGGGCTCACGCGGGCCGCGGGCGAGGAGCGGCTGCTGCACGTGCACGAGGTGCCAGCCCGCGCCGCATCCCTTGCGCCATGGCCCGACTGGGTGGATCCCAGCGTGTATGCCGCGTGCGCCGGCGCGGGCGTGACGTCGCTGTGGGAGCACCAACGTGCTGCCGCTGACCTCGCCCATGCTGGCTCGCACGTGGTGATGGCGACCGGCACGGCATCGGGCAAGAGCCTGGGCTACCTGCTGCCGGTGCTGAGCGCGCTCGTGGCGGGCTCGGACGCGCCCACGGGCCGCGGCGCGACGGCGCTGTACCTGTCGCCGACGAAGGCGCTCGCCGCGGACCAGCTCGCACGCATCACGTCGATGGCCGTGCCGGGGGTCCGGGCCGCGACCTACGACGGCGACACCCCGACCGAGGAGCGCCGCTGGATCCGCGACCACGCCCAGCTGGTGCTCACCAACCCGGACCTGGTCCACCATTCGCTCCTGCCCCTGCACGAGCGGTGGGCGCCCTTCCTGCGCGCTCTGCGCTACGTCGTCATCGACGAGTGCCACGTCTACCGCGGCGTCTTCGGGTCACACCTGGCCGCGCTGCTGCGCCGCCTGCGGCGGGTGTGCGCCCGCTACGGCTCGTTCCCCACGTTCGTGCTGGCGTCCGCGACGGTGCGTGACCCGGGGGGCCACGCCAGCCGCCTGGTCGGTCTGCCGGTCGAAGCGGTCACGCGCGACGGCTCCCCGCGCGAGGCCATGACCTTCGCGTTGTGGGAACCCGGCACCCTCTCGGACGGCGAGGGGCGCCGGTCGGCCACCTCCGAGGCCGCCGACCTGCTGGCAGAGCTGGTGGCCCAGCGCGTCCAGACGGTGGCGTTCGCGAGGTCGCGGGCAGGGGTCGAGGCGCTGGCGACCAGCGCCCGCCGGACCCTGTCCGAGAGGGCACCGCACCTCGAAGGGGCCGTCGCGGCATACCGGGGTGGGTACCTGCCCGAAGAGCGACGGGCGCTGGAGCGATCCCTTCGCGACGGATCGCTGGTCGGGCTGGCCGCGACGAACGCGTTGGAGCTGGGCATCGACATCAGCGGCCTCGACGCCGTGCTGCTGGCCGGCTGGCCGGGCACGCGGGCCTCGCTGTGGCAGCAGGCCGGGCGCGCGGGCCGAGCCGGAACCCGCTCGCTGGCGGTCTTCGTGGCGGCGGACGACCCGCTCGACACCTACGTCGTGCACCACCCCGACGTGGTCTTCGGGCAGCCGGTCGAGGCGACCGCGCTCGACCCGGACAACCCCCACGTCCTGGCCCCCCACCTCGCGGCGGCGGCCGCCGAGCTGCCCCTGCGCGAAGCCGACCTGCCGATGTTCGGCCCGTCGGCGGCCGGCCTGCTCGAGGTGCTGGTGGCCCGCGGCATCCTGAGGAGGCGGCCGAACGGGTGGTACTGGGCCCGCACCGACCGAGCCAGCGACCACGTGTCCCTGCGGGGTGCGGGTGAGGTCGTGGGCATCGTCGAACAGCGCACTGGCCGGGTGCTCGGCACCATCGACGAAGCATCAGCGCACTCCCAGGCCCACACCGGAGCCGTGCACGTCCACCAGGGAGACACGTTCGTGGTCACCGAGCTCGACCTCGAGGGCGGGACGGCTTCCGTCGTCCGCGGCGACCCGGGGTGGAGCACCTTCGCCCAGTCCGTCAGTGCGTTCGACATCGTCGGGGCGCAGCGCTCGCAGGCATGGGGGCCGGTGGAAGTGTCGTTCGGCGCGGTGCGGGTGCACACGCAGGTGACGTCCTTCCTGCGACGCCTGCCCAGCGGCGAGGTCATCGGGACGCACCCGCTCGACCTGCCGCAGCGCACGCTGGCCACCAAGGCCGTGTGGTGGACCATGCCGGTGGAGTTCCTCGCGCACGCGGGGGTGCAGGAGCAGGACATCCCGGGGGCGGCGCACGCGGCCGAGCACGCGGGCATCGGGATGCTGCCGCTCGTGGCCACCTCGGACCGCTGGGACATCGGCGGCGTCTCCACCGCGCTGCATCCCGACACCGGACTCCCGACGATCCTGGTCTACGACGGCTACCCGGGCGGGGCGGGTTTCGCCGAGCGGGCCTTCGAGTCGTTCCGCGCGTGGCTGGAGGCGACCCTCGAGACGATCACGTCGTGCCGATGCGAGCAGGGGTGCCCGGCCTGTGTGCAGTCCCCGAAGTGCGGCAACGGCAACGAGCCGCTCGACAAGGCAGGGGCGGCGAGGCTCCTTGCGGCGGTCCTCGCCCACGCTCCTGCACCTGCGTCCGGCGACCGTTCGCAACGGGCACAACCCCAGGTCGCGGGCTAGGGTCGAGACACAGGCGCTGCCCGGCGCCCCAAGACTCGGAGGTGTCCACGTGGTCCTGCTCGGACTGTTGCTCATTCTGCTGGCGGCTGGCGCGGCGGTGTGGCTCGTCCTCGGTAGCCAGTCGCTGACCACGCCCATCACGTTGCCCACCCCTGGCGCCCACATCGGCATGACGCCGCTCGCGCTGCTCATCACCGGGGCCGTGATCCTGCTCGTGTTCTGGCTCGGGCTGCTGCTGATCCGCGGCAGCGTCAAGAGGCGCCGCCGACCCGGCCGCGAGGCCAAGGAGGCCCAGCGCCAGGCCGAGCTCGAGGAGAACA includes these proteins:
- a CDS encoding class I SAM-dependent methyltransferase, whose product is MSTPTPVTDPDLVARLRTDLERAPYTVEAVDALLGPLAQAALGREQALPAQRVTADVGTPLATLVRLFGLGDAVDAEDLERALPTLGISGATALGLVREQGPGVVATCDLRPYGDDGHSWWVASDLSELATRAPLHPDHVLGIGGASTTLASWTPRPPVDRALDLGTGCGVQALHLGSHARHITVTDISTRALAFARFNAALNGCDWEIVEGSMLDPVAGQRFELIVSNPPFVITPRSPEVPMFEYRDGGQAGDAVVADLVRSIGDHLEPGGIAQFLGNWEVVGDADWHERVRGWVADTGLDAWVIQRELQDPAQYAETWSRDGGHHSATAEFAAMYAAWLDDFASRGVTAIGFGVITLQRPAGERAPFVDLTEVAGPVAAPMGPHVLAGVRARTWLAEHDDDELLETAWSCAPDVTEERHGRPGEEDQAVILLRQGGGLRRTVRLDTAGAALVSVCDGSLPAGAAITAIAELLAVDAAALRAQLVPLMRGLVADGLLV
- a CDS encoding anti-sigma factor antagonist, producing MDLSVSSTEQGAVTVVHVAGEIDVYTAPLLREVLDKQVAAGRTSLVVDLEKVTFMDSTGLGVLVGRLKLVRGQNGALRIVSAQERILKVFKITGLDKVFHIYPTVDEAVEASDSNSV
- a CDS encoding sodium-translocating pyrophosphatase, whose product is MPLTGTNLTLVIVVAAIAVISLAMGVYFRQQVLAADPGTEKMQEIGAAVEEGAQAYLARQFKTLSVFVVLVFGLLLLLPADTMGVRWGRSGFFIVGALFSAAIGYLGMSLAVKANVRVASAARDGNRDFGMRIAFRTGGTVGMATVGLGLLGASVVVLLYKGEAPKVLEGFGFGAALLAMFMRVGGGIFTKAADVGADLVGKVEAGIPEDDPRNAATIADNVGDNVGDCAGMAADLFESYAVTLVAALILGSAAFGTYGLVFPLIVPAIGAVTALVGVFITRVKPGENALKAINRGFYISAAIAAVLSGVAAYVYLPDTFKGLGSSDQTVTVLAGDPRRTAVLAVIIGIVLAAVILWLTGYFTGTDKRPTKDVARTSLTGAATVVLSGIGVGLESAVYTAVIIGGAVYLAFLLGGGSVVLSLFLIALAGCGLLTTVGVIVAMDTFGPVSDNAQGIAEMSGDVDGEGAQILTDLDAVGNTTKAITKGIAIATAVLAATALFGSYSDAWKNTLGPIITGLQAKAQSGALSQADVTAIQRQLSTSFSLEIVTPSTLVGLLLGAAVVFLFSGLAINAVTRAAGAIVFEVRRQFREHPGIMDYTEKPEYGRVVDICTKDSLRELATPGLLAALTPVAIGFGLGIGPLAGFLAGAIGTGCLMAVFLANSGGSWDNAKKIVEDGHHGGKGSAAHEATVIGDTVGDPFKDTAGPAINPLIKVMNLVSVLIAPAIVTLSIGDGKNNVVRYGIAAAALIIVVAAVAVSKTRDLAIGGSDDGTADVASTPDAGAVTAPGVAVDESTDVLEEPANR
- a CDS encoding DEAD/DEAH box helicase, yielding MSSDARTPPPGRPPFDPVSVLAGLTRAAGEERLLHVHEVPARAASLAPWPDWVDPSVYAACAGAGVTSLWEHQRAAADLAHAGSHVVMATGTASGKSLGYLLPVLSALVAGSDAPTGRGATALYLSPTKALAADQLARITSMAVPGVRAATYDGDTPTEERRWIRDHAQLVLTNPDLVHHSLLPLHERWAPFLRALRYVVIDECHVYRGVFGSHLAALLRRLRRVCARYGSFPTFVLASATVRDPGGHASRLVGLPVEAVTRDGSPREAMTFALWEPGTLSDGEGRRSATSEAADLLAELVAQRVQTVAFARSRAGVEALATSARRTLSERAPHLEGAVAAYRGGYLPEERRALERSLRDGSLVGLAATNALELGIDISGLDAVLLAGWPGTRASLWQQAGRAGRAGTRSLAVFVAADDPLDTYVVHHPDVVFGQPVEATALDPDNPHVLAPHLAAAAAELPLREADLPMFGPSAAGLLEVLVARGILRRRPNGWYWARTDRASDHVSLRGAGEVVGIVEQRTGRVLGTIDEASAHSQAHTGAVHVHQGDTFVVTELDLEGGTASVVRGDPGWSTFAQSVSAFDIVGAQRSQAWGPVEVSFGAVRVHTQVTSFLRRLPSGEVIGTHPLDLPQRTLATKAVWWTMPVEFLAHAGVQEQDIPGAAHAAEHAGIGMLPLVATSDRWDIGGVSTALHPDTGLPTILVYDGYPGGAGFAERAFESFRAWLEATLETITSCRCEQGCPACVQSPKCGNGNEPLDKAGAARLLAAVLAHAPAPASGDRSQRAQPQVAG
- a CDS encoding ABC transporter transmembrane domain-containing protein, translating into MTPRAPAMAPDDRRAAIVAATIPLLRDKGRALSTREIAKVSGIAEGTIFRVFDSKDELISACIREAFDTAGLHRELSQIDRSQPLRDRLAAAVGVMQAHLIGIFSLMTVLQATGQRLERPSGHDHAHERQRSTAVIDADFVALIGDDADQLRMPPEKVVGYLRMITLSSVHPMLDSSGSSADELVDVVLEGTLKPATTMRGEPLVLVRIIRDYLRPYRGMIAILVGLQLVGTIASLYLPSLNGRIIDNGVAKGDTGYILGTGGWMLGVSLVQIVATVCATYLGARSAAGLGRDLRAGIFARVGDFSAQEVSRFGAPTLISRNTNDVTQVQQVVFMGAVMMVSAPIMMVGGIIMALREDVGLSWLVAVAVPLLAFSVAMVIRRMIPNFRLMQESVDSVNRVLREQITGIRVVRAFVRENHERQRFAAANTQYTGTALAVGRLMAMVFPIVMLIFNASTVAVLWFGAKRVDAGQMQIGELTAFMSYLMQILMSVMMATFMSMMIPRATVSAGRIVEILDTDSTVVEPSAPVAIPRTGTSVELQDVVFSYPGAAAPVLQGVSLVAEPGRTTAIIGSTGAGKSTLLSLIPRLYDVTGGSVRLGGVDIREAALEDVWSRIGLVPQRPYLFTGTVASNLRYGDSNATDEELWEALRIAQAEDFVRAMPAGLDSLIAQGGTNVSGGQRQRLAIARALVAKPEVFLFDDSFSALDLSTDARLRSALRPVTRHTAVIVVAQRVSTIIDADHIVVLDDGVVVGAGSHDELLATCPTYLEIVESQRSAEEAAA